The region GAGCTTTCAAGATCTTTTCTTTCTCTCTATGGGCGGAATAATTGGTTCTGGATGGCTTCTTGGTGTTGCTGCAGGGGCATCATTAGCAGGTCCTGGCGCAATACTGTCTTGGATTATCGGCGGAGTAATAGTTTTGTTCATAGCTTTGACCTTTGCAGAAATTTCCAGCGCAGTTCCAAAAA is a window of Thermoplasmata archaeon DNA encoding:
- a CDS encoding amino acid permease; protein product: MNKTSDQPKMENSEVAEKIAVQSDKKLRKALSFQDLFFLSMGGIIGSGWLLGVAAGASLAGPGAILSWIIGGVIVLFIALTFAEISSAVPK